From a single Ruegeria sp. HKCCD4315 genomic region:
- a CDS encoding trimethylamine methyltransferase family protein, with product MARERRSTRGGGRRGKSDRGSAAIRQLPWQDVINTSPKMELLSEEQLDQLHATSMRILSEAGIRVMGDNVMDLFEQAGALVDRDTKTIRIDESIVNEALKTVPKTFTLTGRNSDKRITLGGDHVNFGLVAGPPNVHDCINGRRSGNYEDYCNFIKLAHHFNAIHLIGNQVTAPQEMPANNRHLDTYNANLSYSDLSFHATAIGRGRAMDGINMMAIARGISLDQMRADPGLITIISVNSPRLFDDAMGDGLIAMAEHGQPVTITPFTLMGAMTPVTLPAALAQQNAEALFGVTLTQLVNPGTPVMYGAFTSNVDMRSGAPAFGTPENTKANMISGQLTRRYGIPYRTSNANASNVVDLQAAYETMMATWGAVLGGANLVYHAAGWLEGGLTASYEKLVMDVEILQNMMEYLKPLKFDESELALDAIKDVPTGGHFFGTEHTMERYETAFYAPMLSDWQNHGAWEAAGSKTALNRATEIWQQALREYEEPVMDPAIREELDAYIAKRKEEIGSDEP from the coding sequence ATGGCAAGAGAAAGACGCAGCACCCGGGGTGGCGGGCGACGTGGCAAAAGCGATCGCGGTAGCGCGGCCATCCGGCAGTTGCCCTGGCAGGATGTGATCAACACGTCACCCAAGATGGAATTGCTGAGCGAAGAGCAACTGGATCAGCTTCACGCCACGTCGATGCGTATCCTGTCTGAAGCAGGTATTCGTGTCATGGGCGACAACGTGATGGACCTGTTTGAACAGGCCGGAGCCCTGGTGGACCGCGACACCAAGACGATCCGTATCGACGAAAGCATCGTCAATGAGGCTCTGAAAACCGTTCCGAAGACCTTTACGCTGACAGGCCGCAACTCGGACAAACGGATTACGTTGGGTGGCGACCACGTCAATTTCGGTCTCGTGGCCGGTCCGCCGAATGTGCATGATTGCATCAACGGGCGACGTTCGGGCAATTATGAAGACTATTGCAACTTCATCAAGCTGGCGCATCATTTCAACGCCATCCACCTGATCGGCAATCAGGTGACCGCGCCGCAGGAAATGCCAGCCAACAACCGACATCTGGATACCTACAACGCAAACCTCAGTTATAGCGACCTCAGTTTTCACGCCACAGCGATTGGCCGAGGGCGGGCGATGGATGGCATCAATATGATGGCCATCGCGCGGGGTATCTCGTTGGATCAAATGCGAGCAGATCCGGGGCTGATTACCATCATTTCCGTGAACTCGCCCCGCCTGTTTGATGACGCGATGGGCGACGGATTGATTGCCATGGCCGAACATGGCCAGCCGGTCACGATCACGCCCTTCACCCTGATGGGCGCTATGACCCCTGTCACCCTTCCCGCCGCTTTGGCCCAGCAAAATGCCGAGGCGCTGTTCGGCGTGACCCTGACCCAATTGGTCAATCCCGGCACGCCGGTGATGTACGGGGCGTTCACGTCGAACGTGGACATGCGCTCGGGGGCGCCCGCCTTTGGAACGCCAGAAAACACCAAGGCCAATATGATCAGCGGTCAGCTGACCCGCCGTTATGGCATTCCCTACCGAACTTCGAACGCCAACGCCTCGAACGTGGTCGATTTGCAGGCAGCCTATGAGACGATGATGGCAACTTGGGGCGCTGTGCTGGGTGGGGCCAATCTGGTCTATCACGCAGCCGGTTGGCTCGAAGGTGGGCTGACGGCGTCTTATGAGAAGCTCGTCATGGATGTGGAAATCCTGCAAAACATGATGGAGTATCTGAAGCCTCTGAAATTCGACGAAAGCGAACTGGCGCTGGACGCGATCAAAGACGTGCCCACTGGTGGCCATTTCTTTGGCACTGAACACACGATGGAGCGCTATGAAACTGCGTTTTATGCCCCCATGCTGTCCGACTGGCAAAACCATGGCGCATGGGAAGCCGCGGGGTCCAAGACAGCGCTGAACCGGGCTACCGAAATCTGGCAGCAGGCGCTGCGCGAATACGAAGAACCGGTAATGGACCCAGCGATCCGCGAGGAGTTGGACGCTTATATTGCCAAGCGCAAAGAAGAAATCGGTTCCGACGAGCCCTAA
- a CDS encoding MmgE/PrpD family protein encodes MADRFHKIACFTLETTAGDIPESTLSAAARMTLDTLGITIGSGPMTAGVIARESALALYGAGDETFSARMMFDGRRVSAAGAAYAAATQTDNLDGHDGYNPTKGHIGVAVVPALAAVAETIGDISGPEALSAVTIGYEVAGRAGISLHNTVSDYHTSGAWNALGVVAVAARLRGMNQDQMRQAMGIAEYHGPRSQMMREIANPTMLHDGSGWGALVGLSSTLLAEKGFTGAPAITVEADEVAPYWQDLGQFWQMEHQYVKPYPICRWAHAAIDATRALMRDHDITHKDIASIRVNTFRESACLFQGMPDDTSKAQYSLPFAVATMAAYGRIGVEHITGSGLSDPLVASIVDRVSVFETERHSARFPKSRIADVSITLKDGRILDSGDVHARGGPEAPMNDAEVDEKFMEFAAPSLGDTRAAAIRDAVWGLCQPGSRFSDLSALLYDAPKA; translated from the coding sequence GTGGCAGACAGATTTCACAAAATAGCATGTTTTACTCTTGAAACGACTGCCGGAGATATCCCGGAGTCGACGCTGAGCGCCGCAGCCAGAATGACGCTGGACACGCTGGGCATCACAATCGGCTCAGGCCCCATGACAGCAGGGGTGATCGCGCGCGAAAGCGCACTTGCCTTGTACGGCGCCGGTGACGAAACATTCAGCGCACGTATGATGTTTGATGGGCGTCGGGTCAGCGCCGCTGGGGCGGCTTATGCCGCTGCTACACAAACTGACAACCTGGACGGGCATGACGGCTACAACCCGACCAAAGGCCATATCGGGGTGGCGGTCGTTCCCGCGCTTGCAGCAGTCGCGGAAACGATAGGGGATATTTCTGGCCCCGAGGCACTGAGCGCCGTGACCATCGGCTACGAAGTTGCAGGGCGCGCCGGTATTTCACTGCACAACACTGTCAGCGATTACCATACTTCAGGCGCTTGGAACGCGTTGGGGGTGGTGGCTGTCGCTGCGCGATTGCGCGGAATGAACCAAGACCAGATGCGGCAGGCCATGGGTATCGCCGAGTATCACGGACCCCGCAGCCAGATGATGCGCGAAATCGCCAATCCCACAATGCTGCATGACGGCTCGGGCTGGGGTGCGTTGGTCGGGCTCTCGTCGACCCTACTGGCCGAAAAAGGATTTACTGGCGCCCCCGCCATCACCGTCGAAGCCGACGAGGTCGCGCCATATTGGCAGGATCTGGGCCAGTTCTGGCAGATGGAGCATCAATACGTGAAGCCTTATCCGATCTGCCGCTGGGCGCACGCTGCAATCGACGCCACACGCGCCCTGATGCGGGATCATGACATTACGCACAAGGACATCGCATCAATCCGCGTCAACACGTTCCGCGAAAGTGCTTGTTTGTTTCAGGGAATGCCGGACGACACGTCAAAGGCGCAATACTCCCTGCCGTTTGCGGTCGCCACCATGGCCGCGTATGGGCGGATAGGGGTCGAACATATAACAGGGTCCGGATTGTCAGACCCTCTTGTTGCGTCGATTGTAGACCGCGTTTCCGTTTTTGAAACCGAACGCCATTCGGCGCGTTTCCCGAAAAGCCGCATTGCTGATGTTTCCATAACCTTGAAAGACGGCCGCATTCTGGACTCTGGCGACGTTCACGCCCGGGGTGGGCCCGAGGCGCCGATGAATGACGCGGAAGTGGACGAAAAATTCATGGAGTTTGCGGCCCCCTCGCTGGGAGACACCCGCGCCGCTGCCATCCGCGATGCCGTATGGGGGCTGTGCCAGCCGGGTTCCAGGTTCTCGGACCTTTCAGCGCTGCTCTATGACGCGCCAAAAGCGTAG
- a CDS encoding 2Fe-2S iron-sulfur cluster-binding protein, giving the protein MTRLPEPYGTRIRRDTPVRFTFEGQNFSGFDGDVIASALAVNGQWMLSRSFKYHRPRGLMSMAGSEADTLVQLPSDPNVQADRHPITEGLTVTAQNVNGSLARDRDAFLDKLGRFMPVGFYYRTFMGPTRNSWLKLWEPLIRKKAGLGVLDTNAEHKDFEKANLFCDLLVVGGGLAGLTAAIEAAEAGADVILAEMEPDLGGALTYRRDGADRLAHLTERADKLANLRIMTSTIVNGWYEDNWLPLIRGNKLFKTRAREVILATGCIEQPAVFRNNDLPGIMLGSAAQRLIRHYAVKPGQRAVVLAANPEGYRVAQDLRDAGVELAAIVDPRDGGSGEALQGVQTIAGDITEAHGKTHVTGITVAGQRIDCDLVVVSVGSAPSWQLPCQAGAKLSYDDATARFSLTLPSGPLGTAGSINGPVAADVVINDARIASHAALARLGLPHEKIAQIADPEAELANFEPNITPHPKGKDFIDRDEDIQVKDLQNAAKEGYRELELIKRFTTVGMGPSQGRHSALATARVVADATGRSIAETGVTTARPPFAPETLGVLSGHHHPAQRRSALHQEHLRLNADVRPVGAWWRPYFYGPKADANRLIEEEVKAVREGVGVLDVSTLGGLEVRGPDAGEFLNRIYTMAYKKQPVGRCRYCLMTNEMGTVIDDGVAYRLAEDMYYVTATTGAVARVYADMLFWNAQWRLDVDVLNVTSAFSGFNITGPKARQVVEALDSDIDFSRDGFAYLDGRSGSVSSIPVRAMRIGFTGELSYELHCPSSYAKTLWDAILAAGEPVGLRPYGLEASRILRLEKGHILIGQDTDALTSPDELGFDWAVSKTKPFFVGKRSIEMRRNKGLSRKLVGLSFEGGDVPHESCLVLRDEVPVGHVTSVLWSPTLRKHIALAYVDGRDAEIGSPVTVKCRNGNRVQVPVEGHAFFDPDNTRQEV; this is encoded by the coding sequence ATGACCCGCCTGCCCGAACCCTATGGCACGCGCATTCGGCGCGACACCCCGGTGCGGTTTACCTTTGAAGGTCAAAACTTTAGCGGGTTTGACGGCGACGTAATCGCCTCGGCGCTGGCCGTGAACGGCCAGTGGATGCTGTCGCGCAGTTTCAAGTACCACCGCCCGCGCGGGTTGATGTCTATGGCGGGATCAGAGGCGGACACGCTGGTGCAGTTGCCCTCGGACCCCAACGTGCAGGCGGACCGCCACCCGATCACCGAAGGGCTGACGGTCACGGCACAAAACGTCAATGGCTCACTTGCGCGGGACCGGGATGCGTTTCTCGACAAGCTGGGCCGTTTCATGCCCGTGGGCTTCTATTACCGCACCTTCATGGGCCCCACGCGTAATAGTTGGTTAAAGCTCTGGGAGCCATTGATCCGCAAGAAGGCGGGTCTGGGTGTGCTCGACACAAACGCCGAACATAAGGACTTCGAAAAAGCAAACCTGTTCTGCGACCTGCTGGTCGTGGGTGGCGGTCTGGCGGGACTGACTGCAGCGATTGAAGCCGCTGAGGCAGGCGCCGATGTGATCCTGGCCGAGATGGAGCCGGATCTGGGTGGTGCGTTAACTTACCGCCGCGACGGCGCGGACCGGCTGGCACACCTGACAGAGCGCGCAGATAAATTGGCCAACCTCCGGATCATGACCTCAACGATTGTGAATGGCTGGTACGAGGATAACTGGTTGCCGTTGATCCGAGGCAACAAACTGTTCAAAACCCGCGCGCGAGAGGTCATTCTGGCAACCGGCTGCATCGAACAGCCCGCTGTGTTCCGCAACAACGACTTGCCAGGGATCATGCTGGGTTCGGCCGCGCAACGTCTGATACGCCACTATGCGGTCAAACCCGGTCAGCGTGCGGTGGTTCTGGCCGCCAATCCCGAAGGCTATCGCGTCGCGCAGGACTTGCGGGACGCGGGGGTCGAACTGGCCGCAATTGTTGACCCGCGCGATGGCGGCTCGGGCGAAGCACTACAGGGCGTCCAGACCATTGCAGGCGATATCACTGAGGCGCACGGTAAAACCCATGTCACCGGCATCACAGTCGCCGGTCAGCGGATCGACTGCGATCTGGTGGTGGTCTCCGTCGGGTCAGCGCCCAGTTGGCAGTTGCCTTGTCAGGCTGGCGCAAAACTCAGCTACGATGACGCGACCGCCCGGTTCTCTCTGACTTTGCCCAGTGGCCCACTTGGAACCGCAGGCAGCATCAACGGACCGGTCGCTGCGGATGTGGTGATCAATGATGCCCGCATCGCGAGCCATGCGGCGCTGGCTCGGCTGGGTCTGCCGCATGAAAAGATAGCCCAGATCGCCGACCCTGAAGCTGAATTGGCCAATTTCGAGCCCAACATCACCCCGCACCCCAAAGGCAAGGATTTCATCGACCGCGACGAGGATATTCAAGTCAAAGACCTGCAAAATGCGGCGAAAGAGGGCTATCGCGAGCTGGAGCTGATCAAGCGGTTTACCACTGTGGGCATGGGACCATCGCAGGGTCGCCACTCCGCTCTGGCAACGGCGCGGGTTGTGGCCGACGCCACCGGGCGCAGTATTGCCGAGACCGGCGTGACCACGGCGCGGCCCCCTTTTGCGCCGGAAACGCTGGGGGTATTGTCCGGGCATCACCATCCCGCGCAGCGGCGCAGCGCGTTGCATCAGGAGCACCTTCGCCTTAACGCTGATGTGCGACCGGTCGGCGCGTGGTGGCGGCCCTATTTCTACGGGCCTAAAGCCGATGCCAACCGGCTGATCGAAGAAGAAGTCAAAGCGGTACGCGAAGGTGTCGGCGTGCTGGATGTCTCGACCCTTGGCGGGTTGGAAGTGCGCGGCCCGGATGCGGGCGAATTCCTCAACCGTATCTATACGATGGCGTATAAAAAACAGCCCGTCGGAAGATGCCGGTATTGTCTGATGACCAATGAAATGGGCACCGTGATAGATGATGGCGTCGCCTATCGTCTGGCTGAAGACATGTATTATGTCACAGCCACCACCGGTGCTGTGGCCCGCGTCTATGCGGATATGCTGTTCTGGAACGCGCAATGGCGGCTGGATGTGGATGTGCTGAATGTCACTTCTGCTTTCTCCGGGTTCAACATCACCGGGCCAAAGGCGCGTCAGGTGGTCGAAGCACTGGACAGCGACATCGACTTCTCGCGCGACGGGTTTGCCTATCTTGACGGGCGCTCGGGTTCGGTGTCGAGCATACCAGTACGTGCCATGCGGATCGGCTTTACCGGCGAGCTGAGCTATGAGCTTCACTGCCCTTCAAGCTACGCCAAAACCCTATGGGATGCGATTTTGGCGGCGGGCGAACCCGTTGGTCTACGCCCTTACGGCCTTGAGGCAAGCCGGATCTTACGCCTAGAAAAAGGGCATATTCTGATTGGGCAGGATACAGACGCGCTGACCTCGCCGGACGAGCTGGGCTTTGACTGGGCCGTGTCCAAGACCAAACCGTTCTTCGTCGGCAAACGCTCCATCGAGATGCGCCGGAACAAGGGGCTGTCCCGCAAGCTGGTGGGCCTTAGCTTTGAAGGGGGCGATGTTCCGCACGAAAGCTGTCTGGTTCTGCGTGACGAAGTGCCGGTGGGGCATGTAACCTCGGTTCTGTGGTCCCCTACCCTGCGTAAACATATCGCGTTGGCCTATGTGGACGGGCGCGACGCTGAAATCGGCTCTCCTGTCACGGTGAAGTGTCGCAATGGCAATCGGGTTCAGGTGCCGGTCGAAGGTCATGCCTTCTTTGACCCGGACAACACGCGGCAGGAGGTATAA
- a CDS encoding D-2-hydroxyacid dehydrogenase translates to MNSPVTILHTDNPAASKALLAQRHPDLEIHTCDSYEALPQMIADTKAEVVYSVRFAGTPGFPRQVLIDAPSVKWVSVGGSGTDHMNPWDPETLTVTNAAGVAADMMAQYALGAMFHFTLELPGFRAAQTRREWVSGTVEPIDGKTVLILGLGQTGMAVAARYKAMGLTTVGVRARPKQTPNVDEVYGMDDLHDLWARADFIVVCVPLLDSTKGLVNARAFAGMKPGAVIIDVSRGGVIDEAPLVYALETGALKGAALDVFTIEPLPSDHVLWGFENVIITPHCSSVYEGWDLKSVEMFSDNLWRYRKGEALTNIVNPERGY, encoded by the coding sequence GTGAATTCCCCTGTCACCATCCTTCACACAGACAACCCCGCTGCGTCCAAGGCCCTACTGGCCCAGCGGCACCCGGATTTGGAAATCCACACCTGTGACAGTTACGAGGCTTTGCCGCAGATGATCGCGGATACCAAAGCTGAGGTGGTCTATTCCGTCCGCTTTGCAGGCACACCCGGCTTTCCCCGCCAGGTACTGATTGATGCGCCCAGCGTCAAATGGGTTTCGGTCGGCGGCTCGGGCACCGACCATATGAATCCTTGGGACCCTGAAACCCTTACCGTGACCAACGCCGCCGGGGTGGCCGCTGACATGATGGCGCAATATGCGCTGGGGGCAATGTTCCACTTTACGTTGGAACTGCCTGGGTTTCGCGCGGCTCAAACCCGTCGCGAATGGGTGTCGGGCACGGTTGAACCAATTGACGGCAAAACGGTACTAATCCTCGGCCTCGGCCAAACCGGTATGGCTGTCGCCGCACGGTACAAGGCGATGGGTTTGACCACGGTCGGTGTACGGGCCCGTCCAAAACAGACCCCAAACGTAGATGAAGTGTATGGCATGGACGATCTGCACGACCTTTGGGCGCGTGCGGATTTCATCGTCGTCTGTGTCCCGCTGCTGGACAGTACCAAAGGTCTGGTCAATGCCCGCGCATTTGCCGGCATGAAGCCCGGCGCCGTGATCATCGACGTCTCGCGCGGCGGTGTGATAGATGAAGCCCCTCTGGTTTACGCGCTGGAAACCGGCGCGTTGAAAGGCGCGGCGCTTGATGTCTTTACCATCGAACCACTGCCTTCAGACCATGTGCTTTGGGGCTTCGAAAATGTGATCATCACCCCACATTGCTCATCGGTTTATGAGGGGTGGGACCTGAAATCGGTCGAGATGTTTTCTGACAACCTCTGGCGCTATCGCAAGGGTGAAGCGCTGACCAATATCGTTAACCCCGAACGAGGATACTGA
- a CDS encoding sarcosine oxidase subunit delta, with translation MKILTCPMNGPRNINEFQCFGPVKADPDPATTSDQDWARHLFRADNTTGVITEWWRHVPSNYFFLAERNATTNEVMRTFDASEIAQ, from the coding sequence ATGAAGATCCTGACCTGCCCGATGAACGGCCCCCGCAATATCAACGAATTCCAGTGCTTTGGCCCCGTGAAAGCCGACCCCGATCCTGCCACAACCTCGGATCAGGATTGGGCGCGGCATTTGTTCCGTGCTGACAATACGACCGGAGTGATCACCGAGTGGTGGCGACACGTGCCGTCGAACTATTTCTTTCTGGCCGAGCGCAACGCGACGACCAACGAGGTGATGCGTACCTTCGACGCATCGGAGATCGCTCAATGA
- a CDS encoding FAD-dependent oxidoreductase, translating to MPFTLLKYGLSSTYPVTGDIPATPDLKPNYDVVIVGGGGHGLACAHYLSKYHGISNVAVLEKGYLAGGNTARNTTTIRSNYITKEGIAFYKEGVQLYEEMSEELDFNVMFSQRGQLTLAHTEATLRSFHLRAEMGKHAGTNIEVVDAQTVKELSPHLNMDQGGPLEIMGGLWHADGGTARHDAVAWGYAAQASRRGVEIHQRTEVEGFDINGGKITTVRTNRGNISAGQVMIAVGGMNYDMALKAGVELPIRCFPLQAMVTQPLKPWLHTLVSSVSLHTYLVQSSRGEIVIGGGSDPYQLYSTRSTLDMKEHLAEGAVHLFPFLQGVRLLRQWAGITDMTPDYSPIMGASPLSNLWLDCGWGTWGFKATPVAGKYMAQTIANQKVAPILEPFTMERFATFALLNEMGATAASH from the coding sequence ATGCCATTTACGCTCCTGAAATACGGGTTGTCTTCGACCTATCCCGTGACCGGTGACATCCCGGCGACGCCCGATCTAAAGCCCAACTATGACGTGGTGATCGTGGGCGGCGGGGGCCACGGTTTGGCCTGCGCACACTACCTGTCCAAGTATCACGGCATCTCAAACGTCGCCGTTCTAGAAAAAGGCTATCTGGCCGGTGGCAATACCGCCCGGAACACCACAACAATCCGCTCGAACTATATCACCAAAGAGGGCATCGCATTCTACAAGGAAGGCGTTCAGCTTTATGAGGAGATGAGCGAAGAGCTAGACTTCAACGTGATGTTCAGCCAGCGCGGTCAGCTGACTTTGGCCCATACCGAGGCCACCTTGCGCAGTTTCCACCTGCGCGCCGAGATGGGCAAGCACGCGGGCACCAATATTGAAGTGGTGGATGCGCAAACCGTAAAAGAACTCAGCCCGCATCTGAACATGGACCAAGGCGGCCCGCTTGAGATCATGGGCGGGCTATGGCACGCCGATGGCGGCACAGCTCGGCATGACGCGGTGGCATGGGGCTATGCGGCGCAGGCCAGCCGTCGGGGCGTAGAAATCCACCAGCGCACCGAGGTCGAAGGCTTTGACATCAACGGCGGCAAGATCACCACGGTCCGCACCAACCGGGGCAACATCTCTGCCGGTCAGGTGATGATTGCCGTGGGCGGTATGAATTACGATATGGCCCTGAAGGCAGGCGTTGAGCTGCCGATCCGCTGCTTTCCCTTGCAGGCCATGGTGACACAGCCGCTGAAACCCTGGCTGCACACGCTGGTCAGCTCGGTCAGCCTGCACACCTATCTGGTGCAATCTTCTCGCGGAGAGATCGTGATCGGCGGCGGCTCGGACCCGTATCAGCTGTATTCCACTCGCTCGACGCTGGATATGAAAGAGCATCTGGCCGAAGGCGCAGTGCATCTGTTCCCCTTCCTGCAAGGTGTGCGTCTGCTGCGGCAATGGGCCGGGATCACCGATATGACGCCCGATTATTCGCCCATCATGGGGGCCAGCCCGCTGTCGAACCTGTGGCTGGATTGCGGCTGGGGCACGTGGGGGTTCAAGGCGACGCCCGTAGCCGGGAAGTACATGGCCCAGACCATCGCCAACCAAAAGGTCGCGCCGATCCTCGAACCCTTCACCATGGAACGCTTCGCAACGTTCGCTCTGCTCAATGAAATGGGCGCAACCGCCGCGAGCCACTGA
- a CDS encoding Asp/Glu racemase, which translates to MTHETRTRAKIGVLVPFTNTNLEADMMLMRCPDTTVHFQRMGGYDVDEIPGSDQMAGLGASDISHDLKMIAGVRPDAVLYGCTSATLTHGPSFDEQLAQDIKAGSGALSFTAAGSLIYAIKALGVTKVGFSSPYLGEINTQAVDFLAQNQITTVKCADIGRELGNYGQGELTPDEVFDLACQADHPEAEAIVLSCTDMRAVEAVDRIEATLGKPVVTSNQAMMFALMRALGLPRQGNVPGRLFDLL; encoded by the coding sequence ATGACCCACGAAACCCGAACACGGGCCAAGATCGGTGTGCTGGTGCCGTTCACCAACACCAACCTTGAGGCAGACATGATGCTGATGCGTTGCCCGGACACGACGGTGCATTTTCAGCGCATGGGTGGATATGATGTGGATGAGATCCCAGGTTCGGACCAGATGGCTGGACTCGGCGCCTCGGACATCAGCCATGATCTGAAGATGATAGCAGGCGTGCGGCCTGATGCGGTGCTCTATGGCTGCACGTCCGCCACCCTGACACACGGCCCGTCATTTGATGAGCAATTGGCACAGGACATCAAGGCAGGGTCCGGTGCACTATCTTTTACCGCCGCCGGATCATTGATCTATGCGATCAAGGCTTTGGGCGTGACCAAAGTGGGGTTCTCGTCACCCTATCTGGGCGAGATCAACACGCAGGCGGTTGATTTTCTGGCACAGAACCAGATCACAACAGTCAAATGCGCAGATATTGGTCGTGAACTTGGGAATTACGGGCAGGGTGAACTAACCCCGGATGAGGTGTTCGATCTGGCCTGTCAGGCCGACCATCCAGAAGCCGAAGCCATCGTGCTCAGCTGTACCGACATGCGCGCGGTCGAGGCCGTAGACCGGATCGAAGCCACGCTGGGCAAACCCGTGGTGACGTCCAATCAGGCCATGATGTTTGCGCTGATGCGGGCTTTGGGCTTGCCCCGACAAGGAAACGTGCCGGGGCGCTTGTTCGATCTGTTGTAA